In the genome of Streptococcus mitis, one region contains:
- a CDS encoding arginine decarboxylase, with amino-acid sequence MKELDQNQAPIYEALVKLRKKRIVPFDVPGHKRGRGNPELVELLGEKCVGIDVNSMKPLDNLGHPISIIRDAEELAANAFGASHAFLMIGGTTSSVQTMILSTCKAGDKIILPRNVHKSAINALVLCGAIPIYIELSVDPKIGIALGLENDRVAQAIKDHPDAKAILINNPTYYGICSDLKGLTEVAHEAGMLVLVDEAHGAHLHFTDKLPISAMDAGADMAAVSMHKSGGSLTQSSLLLIGEQMNPEYVRQIINLTQSTSASYLLMASLDISRRNLALRGKESFEKVIELSEYARREINAIGGYYAYSKELIDGVSVCDFDVTKLSVYTQGIGLTGIEVYDLLRDEYDIQIEFGDIGNILAYISIGDRIQDIERLVGALADIKRLYSRDGKDLIAGEYIQPELVLSPQEAFYSERKSLSLDESVGQVCGEFVMCYPPGIPILAPGERITREIVDYIQFAKERGCSLQGTEDPEVNRINVIKRKES; translated from the coding sequence TTGAAGGAGTTAGATCAAAACCAAGCCCCAATTTATGAGGCCTTGGTGAAGTTACGCAAGAAAAGGATTGTTCCCTTTGATGTTCCAGGTCATAAGCGTGGACGAGGAAATCCAGAACTTGTTGAACTACTAGGAGAAAAATGTGTTGGAATTGATGTCAATTCGATGAAACCCTTGGATAATCTTGGTCACCCCATTTCGATTATTCGGGATGCAGAGGAGCTGGCTGCGAATGCTTTTGGAGCTAGCCATGCTTTTCTCATGATTGGTGGAACAACCTCATCGGTGCAGACTATGATTCTTTCCACCTGTAAGGCTGGAGATAAGATTATTCTGCCACGAAATGTCCACAAATCTGCTATTAATGCGCTGGTTCTATGTGGTGCCATTCCCATCTATATCGAGCTGAGTGTGGATCCTAAGATTGGTATCGCTTTAGGTCTTGAAAATGACCGAGTAGCCCAGGCCATAAAGGACCATCCAGATGCTAAGGCCATTTTGATTAACAATCCTACTTACTACGGAATCTGTTCAGACCTAAAGGGGTTGACAGAAGTGGCTCATGAAGCTGGTATGCTGGTTTTAGTAGATGAAGCCCACGGAGCGCATTTGCATTTTACTGATAAACTTCCAATTTCTGCTATGGATGCAGGGGCTGATATGGCAGCAGTTTCCATGCATAAGTCTGGTGGGAGTCTGACACAAAGTTCGCTTCTTTTAATCGGGGAGCAGATGAACCCTGAATACGTACGTCAGATTATCAATCTTACCCAGTCAACATCCGCCTCTTACTTATTGATGGCTAGTTTGGATATTTCGCGTCGCAACTTGGCTCTTCGTGGTAAAGAGTCGTTTGAGAAAGTCATTGAGCTATCCGAGTACGCTCGTCGTGAAATCAATGCCATAGGTGGCTACTATGCCTACTCAAAAGAGTTAATAGACGGAGTGTCCGTTTGCGATTTTGACGTGACCAAGTTGTCAGTTTACACTCAGGGTATTGGCTTAACAGGTATCGAGGTTTATGACCTCCTACGAGACGAATACGACATTCAGATTGAGTTTGGTGATATTGGCAATATCTTGGCCTATATTTCGATTGGTGACCGTATCCAAGACATCGAGCGCTTAGTCGGTGCTTTGGCTGATATCAAGAGACTCTATTCACGAGACGGGAAGGACTTGATAGCTGGAGAATATATCCAGCCCGAGTTAGTGCTGTCTCCACAAGAAGCCTTCTATTCAGAGAGAAAAAGTTTGTCTTTAGACGAATCTGTTGGACAAGTCTGTGGGGAATTTGTCATGTGCTATCCTCCAGGAATCCCTATTTTGGCTCCTGGAGAACGCATTACACGAGAAATTGTAGACTATATCCAATTTGCCAAGGAACGTGGTTGCTCCCTCCAAGGGACGGAAGATCCTGAGGTCAATCGCATCAACGTCATTAAGAGAAAGGAGAGCTAA
- a CDS encoding spermidine synthase (catalyzes the formation of spermidine from putrescine and S-adenosylmethioninamine): protein MDLWFSEVHTPDVKLSLRTAKQLYAGKSEWQDIEVLDTPAFGKILILNGHVLFSDADDFVYNEMTVHVPMAVHPNPKKVLVIGGGDGGVAQVLTLYPELEQIDIVEPDEMLVEVCREYFPDFAAGLDDPRVTIYYQNGLRFLRNCEDDYDIIINDATDPFGHTEGLFTKEFYGNSYRALKEDGIMIYQHGSPFFDEDESACRSMHRKVNQAFPISRVYQAHIPTSPAGYWLFGFASKKYHPVKDFDKEGWKKRQLFTEYYTANLHVGAFMLPKYVEDILEEEEGKK, encoded by the coding sequence ATGGATTTATGGTTTTCTGAAGTTCATACTCCAGATGTGAAATTGTCCCTGAGAACAGCCAAGCAACTCTACGCTGGTAAAAGTGAATGGCAGGATATCGAAGTCTTGGATACGCCAGCTTTTGGTAAAATACTGATTTTAAATGGGCACGTCTTATTTTCAGATGCAGATGACTTTGTCTACAACGAAATGACAGTTCACGTTCCCATGGCTGTCCACCCAAATCCCAAGAAAGTCTTGGTTATTGGGGGTGGCGACGGAGGTGTTGCTCAAGTATTAACCCTCTATCCTGAACTGGAGCAAATCGATATTGTGGAACCAGATGAGATGTTGGTTGAGGTCTGTCGTGAGTATTTCCCAGACTTTGCCGCAGGGCTAGATGATCCTCGTGTTACCATTTACTACCAAAATGGGCTACGCTTTTTGCGAAACTGCGAAGATGATTACGATATTATCATCAACGATGCGACAGATCCCTTTGGACATACGGAAGGGCTCTTTACCAAGGAATTTTACGGCAATAGTTATCGAGCTCTAAAGGAAGATGGTATCATGATCTACCAGCATGGGAGTCCATTCTTTGACGAGGATGAGTCAGCTTGTCGAAGCATGCACCGTAAGGTCAATCAAGCCTTTCCAATCAGTCGGGTCTATCAGGCCCATATTCCAACCAGTCCAGCTGGCTATTGGTTGTTTGGATTTGCATCGAAAAAATACCACCCTGTCAAAGATTTTGACAAGGAAGGCTGGAAAAAACGTCAGCTTTTTACAGAATACTACACTGCAAACTTACATGTGGGAGCCTTTATGTTGCCCAAGTATGTTGAGGACATTTTAGAAGAAGAGGAAGGAAAAAAATGA
- a CDS encoding saccharopine dehydrogenase: protein MSRLLVIGCGGVAQVAISKICQDSETFKEIMIASRTKSKCDDLKAKLEGKTSTKIETAALDADKVEEVIALIESYKPEAVLNVALPYQDLTIMDACLATGVHYIDTANYEAEDTEDPEWRAIYEKRCKELGFTAYFDYSWQWAYQEKFKEAGLTALLGSGFDPGVTSVFSAYALKHYFDEIHYIDILDCNGGDHGYPFATNFNPEINLREVSAPGSYWEDGKWVEVEAMSIKREYDFPQVGQKDMYLLHHEEIESLAKNIPGVKRIRFFMTFGQSYLTHMKCLENVGLLRTDAINFNGQDIVPIQFLKALLPDPASLGPRTVGKTNIGCIFTGVKDGVEKTIYIYNVCDHQECYTEVGSQAISYTTGVPAMIGTKLVVNGTWKQAGVYNLEELDPDPFMEALNEYGLPWVVVENPQMVD, encoded by the coding sequence ATGAGTCGTTTATTAGTTATTGGATGTGGGGGCGTTGCCCAAGTTGCTATTTCAAAGATTTGTCAGGATAGCGAAACGTTTAAAGAAATTATGATTGCTAGCCGTACCAAGTCAAAATGTGATGACTTGAAGGCTAAATTAGAAGGTAAAACAAGTACAAAGATTGAGACAGCTGCTCTTGATGCTGACAAGGTAGAAGAAGTGATTGCCTTGATTGAAAGCTACAAGCCAGAAGCCGTTTTGAACGTAGCGCTACCATACCAAGACTTGACTATTATGGATGCTTGTTTGGCTACAGGTGTCCACTATATCGACACAGCTAACTACGAGGCAGAGGATACAGAAGATCCTGAATGGCGTGCTATTTATGAGAAACGTTGTAAGGAACTTGGTTTTACAGCCTACTTTGACTACTCATGGCAATGGGCTTATCAAGAAAAATTCAAGGAAGCAGGCTTGACCGCTCTACTTGGTTCTGGTTTTGACCCAGGTGTGACTAGTGTCTTTTCAGCCTATGCCCTCAAACATTATTTTGATGAAATCCATTATATCGACATTTTGGACTGTAATGGTGGTGACCACGGTTATCCGTTTGCGACCAACTTTAACCCAGAAATTAATCTCCGTGAGGTTTCAGCACCAGGTTCTTACTGGGAAGATGGAAAATGGGTCGAAGTTGAAGCCATGTCTATCAAGCGTGAGTATGATTTTCCTCAGGTTGGACAAAAAGATATGTATCTCCTTCATCATGAAGAAATTGAATCATTGGCGAAAAATATTCCAGGTGTTAAACGGATTCGCTTCTTTATGACCTTTGGTCAATCTTATCTAACGCACATGAAATGCTTGGAAAACGTTGGTCTCCTTCGTACAGATGCTATTAACTTCAATGGACAAGACATTGTTCCGATTCAATTCTTAAAAGCCTTGCTTCCAGATCCAGCCAGCCTTGGGCCACGTACAGTTGGTAAAACCAATATTGGATGTATCTTTACAGGTGTCAAGGATGGTGTTGAAAAGACCATCTACATCTACAATGTCTGCGATCATCAGGAATGTTACACAGAAGTTGGTTCACAAGCTATTTCTTACACGACAGGCGTTCCAGCCATGATTGGGACAAAATTAGTCGTGAACGGTACTTGGAAACAAGCTGGAGTGTATAACCTTGAAGAATTGGATCCAGATCCATTCATGGAAGCTTTGAATGAGTATGGTTTGCCATGGGTTGTGGTTGAAAATCCACAAATGGTGGACTAA
- a CDS encoding carboxynorspermidine decarboxylase, translating to MKLEQVPTPAYVIDLAKLEANCRILQYVQEEAGCKVLLAQKAYSLYKTYPLISQYLSGTTASGLYEAKLAREEFPGEVHVFAPAFKDADLEELLEITDHIVFNSERQLRKHGARCHEAGISVGLRLNPKCSTQGDHALYDPCAPGSRFGVTLDKIPSDLLDLVDGLHFHTLCEQGADDLQTTLKAVEAQFGSYLHQVKWLNMGGGHHITRDDYDVDLLISEIKRIRETYNLEIYIEPGEAIALNAGYLATEVLDIVENGMEILVLDASATCHMPDVLEMPYRPPLRNGFEAQEKAHTYRLSSNTCLTGDVIGDYSFENPVQIGDRLYFEDMAIYSFVKNNTFNGIGLPSLYIMDKNGDCDLVKTFGYQDFKGRLS from the coding sequence ATGAAGCTAGAACAAGTACCAACACCAGCCTATGTCATTGACTTGGCCAAGTTAGAAGCCAATTGCCGCATTCTACAATATGTTCAAGAAGAAGCTGGTTGCAAGGTTTTGCTTGCCCAGAAGGCGTATTCCCTTTATAAAACCTATCCCTTGATTAGCCAGTATCTCTCTGGTACAACAGCTAGTGGACTTTATGAAGCCAAATTGGCAAGGGAAGAATTTCCTGGTGAAGTTCATGTTTTTGCACCTGCTTTCAAGGATGCGGACTTGGAGGAATTGCTGGAGATAACAGACCATATCGTCTTTAACTCAGAGAGACAGTTGCGTAAACATGGGGCCCGTTGTCATGAAGCTGGTATCAGTGTCGGTCTACGCCTCAATCCTAAATGTTCAACGCAGGGTGACCACGCGCTCTATGACCCTTGTGCACCAGGCTCTCGTTTTGGAGTCACTCTAGACAAGATTCCGAGTGATTTGTTGGATTTGGTGGATGGACTTCATTTTCATACCCTTTGCGAGCAGGGAGCAGATGATTTACAGACAACTTTGAAAGCAGTAGAAGCGCAGTTTGGTTCCTACTTACATCAAGTCAAATGGCTCAATATGGGTGGTGGACATCATATTACAAGAGATGACTATGATGTGGACTTGTTGATTTCAGAAATCAAGCGTATCCGAGAAACTTATAATCTTGAAATCTATATCGAGCCAGGTGAAGCTATTGCGCTCAATGCGGGTTATCTAGCAACTGAGGTTTTGGATATTGTCGAAAACGGTATGGAGATTTTGGTTTTAGATGCCTCCGCGACCTGCCATATGCCTGATGTACTTGAGATGCCCTATCGTCCACCTTTGAGAAATGGCTTTGAGGCACAGGAAAAAGCCCATACCTATAGACTTTCTTCCAATACCTGCCTGACGGGTGATGTGATCGGCGATTATAGTTTTGAAAATCCAGTCCAAATCGGAGACAGACTTTATTTTGAAGATATGGCTATTTATTCCTTTGTCAAAAATAATACCTTCAACGGTATTGGGCTCCCAAGCCTCTATATCATGGATAAGAATGGAGATTGTGATTTGGTCAAAACTTTTGGTTATCAAGACTTTAAAGGGAGATTATCATGA
- a CDS encoding agmatine deiminase (catalyzes the formation of carbamoylputrescine from agmatine in the arginine decarboxylase pathway of putrescine biosynthesis), whose translation MIETPKKLGYRMPAEYDAHHGTLMIWPTRPGSWPYQGKAAKKAFSQIIKTIAEGERVYLLVEQNYLAEAQDYLGDSVVYLDIPTNDAWARDTGPTILVNDKREKLAVDWAFNAWGGAVDGLYQDYEDDDQVASRFAEALEMPVYDAKPFVLEGGAIHSDGQGTILVTESCLLSPGRNPHLTKEDIEKTLLESLAAEKVIWLPYGIYQDETNEHVDNVAAFVGPAELVLAWTDDQNDPQYAMSKADLELLEQETDAKGRPFTIHKLPIPAVRQVVTEEDLPGYSYEEGEEERYAGERLAASYVNFYIANKAVLVPQFQDKNDQVALEILGKCFPDRKVVGIPARDILLGGGNIHCITQQIPE comes from the coding sequence ATGATAGAAACGCCAAAAAAATTAGGCTATCGCATGCCAGCAGAATATGACGCCCACCATGGTACCTTGATGATTTGGCCAACTCGACCAGGATCTTGGCCTTATCAAGGTAAGGCAGCCAAGAAGGCTTTTAGCCAGATTATCAAAACCATAGCAGAAGGGGAAAGAGTCTATCTTTTGGTAGAGCAAAATTACTTAGCTGAAGCCCAAGACTACCTTGGAGATAGCGTTGTTTATTTAGATATTCCGACCAATGATGCCTGGGCTCGAGATACAGGCCCAACCATTCTCGTCAATGATAAAAGAGAGAAATTGGCTGTCGATTGGGCTTTCAATGCTTGGGGCGGAGCTGTAGATGGTCTTTATCAAGATTATGAAGATGATGACCAAGTAGCTAGTCGTTTTGCTGAGGCCTTGGAAATGCCTGTTTATGATGCCAAACCTTTTGTCCTAGAAGGCGGAGCGATACATAGCGATGGTCAAGGAACGATTCTCGTGACTGAAAGTTGCTTGCTTAGTCCTGGCCGCAATCCTCACCTGACTAAAGAAGATATTGAAAAGACCTTACTAGAGAGCCTTGCTGCCGAAAAAGTTATCTGGCTTCCTTATGGTATTTATCAGGACGAAACCAATGAACATGTCGACAATGTTGCTGCCTTTGTTGGTCCTGCAGAGCTTGTTTTGGCTTGGACAGATGATCAAAACGATCCCCAGTATGCCATGTCAAAAGCAGATCTCGAACTCTTAGAACAGGAAACAGATGCAAAAGGTCGTCCCTTCACTATTCATAAATTGCCTATCCCTGCAGTTCGACAAGTTGTGACAGAAGAAGACCTACCAGGCTATTCCTACGAAGAAGGTGAAGAAGAGCGATACGCAGGTGAAAGACTTGCTGCTTCCTACGTCAATTTCTATATTGCTAACAAGGCAGTCTTGGTTCCCCAGTTTCAAGATAAAAATGACCAAGTGGCCTTGGAGATCCTCGGCAAGTGTTTCCCAGACCGTAAAGTTGTCGGAATACCAGCCAGAGATATTCTCTTAGGCGGTGGCAATATCCACTGTATCACCCAACAAATCCCAGAATAG
- a CDS encoding N-carbamoylputrescine amidase has product MRNVRVAAIQMQCAKDVETNIQTAERLVRQAADQGAHIILLPELFERPYFCQERQYDYYQYAQSVAENTAIQHFKEIAKELQVVLPISFYEKDGNVLYNSIAVIDADGEVLGVYRKTHIPDDHYYQEKFYFTPGNTGFKVWDTRYAKIGIGICWDQWFPETARCLALNGAELLFYPTAIGSEPILDTDSCGHWQRTMQGHAAANIVPVIAANRYGLEEVTPSEENGGQSSSLDFYGSSFMTDETGAILERAERQSEAVLLATYDLDKGASERLNWGLFRDRRPEMYQRITD; this is encoded by the coding sequence ATGAGAAATGTAAGAGTTGCAGCCATTCAGATGCAATGTGCTAAGGATGTTGAAACGAATATTCAAACAGCTGAACGTTTAGTTCGACAAGCTGCTGATCAAGGAGCCCATATTATTCTCTTGCCCGAATTGTTTGAACGTCCCTATTTCTGTCAGGAGCGTCAGTATGACTACTACCAGTATGCTCAGTCGGTGGCAGAAAATACCGCTATTCAGCATTTTAAGGAGATTGCTAAGGAGTTGCAAGTTGTTTTACCAATCAGTTTCTATGAAAAAGATGGCAATGTTTTGTATAACTCTATCGCTGTCATTGATGCAGATGGGGAAGTGCTGGGCGTTTATCGAAAAACTCACATACCAGATGACCATTACTATCAAGAAAAGTTTTATTTCACACCTGGTAACACAGGCTTCAAGGTATGGGATACTCGCTATGCTAAGATTGGTATTGGTATCTGTTGGGATCAATGGTTCCCTGAAACAGCCCGTTGTCTTGCGTTAAATGGAGCAGAATTGCTCTTTTATCCAACAGCTATTGGCTCTGAGCCTATCCTAGATACGGACAGTTGTGGGCACTGGCAACGTACCATGCAAGGACATGCAGCAGCAAATATTGTTCCAGTTATTGCAGCCAATCGTTACGGTTTGGAAGAAGTAACTCCTAGCGAGGAAAATGGTGGACAGAGTTCCAGTCTTGACTTCTACGGCTCGTCCTTTATGACGGATGAAACAGGAGCTATTCTAGAGCGAGCTGAAAGACAAAGCGAAGCTGTTCTGTTAGCCACTTATGACCTTGACAAGGGAGCAAGCGAACGCCTGAACTGGGGTCTCTTTAGAGATAGAAGACCAGAAATGTATCAACGGATTACGGACTAG
- a CDS encoding transposase: protein MELLSPSLASSADKLQVEVYFPDPHAPWQRGTNENTNGLLREYFPKGSDLTDVEETVIQEWEDKLNHRSRECLNWKTPYEVFYDKIVHLI, encoded by the coding sequence ATGGAATTGCTTTCTCCTTCGTTAGCGTCTTCGGCGGATAAACTCCAAGTGGAGGTTTATTTTCCGGACCCTCATGCCCCATGGCAGCGTGGAACAAATGAAAATACAAATGGCTTATTACGAGAATACTTTCCTAAAGGAAGTGATTTGACAGATGTGGAGGAGACCGTCATTCAAGAGTGGGAGGATAAATTAAATCATAGATCAAGGGAATGTCTTAACTGGAAAACTCCTTATGAAGTATTTTATGATAAAATTGTACACTTAATTTGA
- a CDS encoding restriction endonuclease subunit M — protein sequence MKQELERLLSQKEEFLVEGALNKNKLAELARQYDSMLLNLLMSEPTISNHFFSILKEGILVFKKDTFLQFLNNKEFLPDSFTTYKTKIGLATSDNRYLSENNEVVLNFPYKDCVLEGGQIKNDAKRQEIFFNETLAPTEINRLLDDKVLTNFKRFDADGEHEATEFKDTDNLIIKGNNLIALHSLKKRFAGKIKLIYIDPPYNTGSDSFGYNDSFNHSTWLTFMKNRLEVARELLSKEGAIYVSIDDKEQAYLRVLMDEIFGKENFLTQFNFQVRYADKAIATETMSFKPLIEYTLMYAKDATQFEAIQPTVPYTDDKFMWQIQELESGRMEEIAGNKVEIFEKGQWSLKEVEPNMNALKETWISGSIYSKMSYGQVYQSIVEPRVDIDGNGALYKIYGRGDDGLGYRYYTNPQKAGASRGKMFSGMPLERKEQILNGEAVKLLPIVNFADFAGDYGNIRHEGGVALNSGKKPEKLLKTLLDYTTREGDIILDFFGGSGSTAATAHKMKRQYISIEQMDYIEDKIVTRLNNVIRGDSTGVSKDVNWQGGGSFVYAELKNDAQDFKESILKATTTEELLELFNKAKTSSFLSYRVDPKKLKEAEFKELSLAEQKQVLSELIDNNNLYVNYSDIEDSSFAISSQEKALNRAFYGEE from the coding sequence ATGAAGCAAGAGCTAGAGCGACTACTATCGCAGAAGGAAGAATTTTTAGTAGAGGGCGCACTAAACAAGAATAAACTGGCAGAACTGGCAAGACAGTATGATTCTATGTTACTCAATCTTTTGATGAGTGAGCCTACTATTTCAAACCACTTTTTCAGCATACTTAAAGAAGGTATCTTGGTTTTCAAAAAAGATACTTTTCTGCAGTTCCTCAATAATAAGGAGTTTTTGCCTGATAGCTTTACGACATACAAGACCAAGATTGGGCTTGCGACTAGTGATAATCGCTACTTGTCAGAAAATAATGAAGTTGTCCTCAATTTTCCTTATAAAGACTGTGTATTAGAAGGCGGGCAGATCAAGAACGATGCCAAACGTCAGGAGATTTTCTTTAACGAAACCCTTGCGCCAACGGAAATCAATCGCCTGTTGGATGATAAAGTGCTAACCAATTTTAAACGATTTGACGCCGATGGCGAGCATGAGGCGACAGAGTTTAAAGACACGGACAACCTGATTATTAAGGGGAATAATCTCATTGCTCTACATAGTTTGAAAAAGCGTTTTGCTGGCAAAATCAAGTTGATTTATATTGACCCTCCTTATAATACAGGCAGTGATAGTTTTGGGTATAATGACAGTTTTAATCATTCAACTTGGTTGACTTTTATGAAAAACCGACTTGAAGTTGCTAGGGAATTATTGTCGAAAGAGGGGGCAATATATGTTTCGATTGACGATAAAGAACAAGCCTATCTCAGAGTTTTGATGGATGAAATATTTGGAAAAGAAAACTTCTTAACTCAATTTAACTTTCAAGTTCGATATGCTGATAAGGCCATTGCAACAGAAACAATGTCATTTAAGCCGTTGATTGAATATACCCTTATGTATGCTAAAGACGCAACTCAGTTTGAAGCTATACAACCTACCGTTCCATATACCGATGATAAGTTTATGTGGCAAATTCAAGAATTAGAGTCAGGTAGAATGGAGGAAATTGCTGGTAATAAGGTTGAGATATTCGAGAAAGGGCAATGGAGTCTTAAAGAAGTGGAGCCGAATATGAATGCCTTAAAAGAAACGTGGATTTCGGGCTCTATTTATTCAAAGATGAGTTATGGTCAAGTCTATCAATCTATTGTCGAACCTCGTGTTGACATAGATGGTAATGGTGCACTGTATAAGATTTATGGACGTGGTGATGATGGTTTAGGGTACAGATACTATACCAATCCTCAAAAAGCAGGGGCATCTCGTGGAAAGATGTTTTCAGGAATGCCACTGGAGCGAAAAGAACAAATTTTGAATGGAGAGGCGGTAAAATTGTTGCCGATTGTTAACTTTGCTGATTTTGCAGGGGACTATGGCAATATTCGCCATGAGGGAGGTGTAGCACTGAATAGTGGAAAGAAACCTGAAAAACTATTGAAAACGCTACTAGATTATACAACCCGTGAGGGGGATATCATTTTAGATTTCTTCGGTGGTTCAGGTTCGACTGCTGCTACTGCACATAAAATGAAAAGACAGTATATTAGTATCGAACAAATGGATTATATCGAAGATAAAATCGTTACACGTTTAAACAATGTTATTCGAGGAGATTCGACAGGCGTTTCCAAAGATGTCAACTGGCAAGGCGGTGGTTCATTCGTTTATGCAGAATTGAAAAATGATGCTCAAGATTTTAAAGAGTCGATTTTGAAAGCAACCACGACCGAGGAATTGCTTGAATTATTCAATAAGGCAAAAACGTCATCCTTCCTTTCTTACCGTGTTGACCCTAAAAAATTGAAAGAAGCTGAGTTTAAAGAGTTGAGTTTGGCAGAACAAAAGCAGGTCTTGTCAGAACTTATCGATAATAATAACCTTTATGTTAATTATAGTGATATAGAGGATAGTAGCTTTGCTATCTCTTCACAAGAAAAAGCTCTTAACCGAGCCTTTTACGGGGAGGAGTAA